One window of Streptococcus suis genomic DNA carries:
- the mvaD gene encoding diphosphomevalonate decarboxylase has translation MSQKIGIARAHTNIALIKYWGKRDKQLFLPMNSSLSLTLDAFYTDTKVIFDSDLTADEFYLNGILQDSKEILKISRFLDLFCEYIGERTFARVESLNFVPTAAGLASSASAFAALTLATATALGLNLSREELSTLARRGSGSSTRSLFGGFVEWDMGTGSADSMAHPIDDADWDIGMIVLAVNTGQKKIASREGMDHTVATSPFYQAWVDTAQEDLQAIKQAIVDRDFEQVGQISEHNGMKMHATTLSANPPFTYWSADSLLAQEAVRQVREESGLSAYMTMDAGPNVKVLCRASQMAELVDALSQYLPKEKIITSLPGPAAYVLTEEDWQGSQQAFEERS, from the coding sequence ATGAGCCAGAAAATCGGCATTGCCCGTGCCCATACCAATATCGCCCTGATCAAATACTGGGGTAAGCGAGACAAGCAACTCTTCTTGCCCATGAACTCCAGCCTGTCACTGACCCTGGATGCCTTTTACACAGATACCAAGGTGATTTTTGACAGCGATTTGACGGCTGATGAGTTTTATTTAAATGGAATCTTGCAAGATTCAAAAGAAATTTTAAAAATTTCGCGATTTTTGGATTTATTTTGCGAATATATAGGTGAGAGGACTTTTGCCCGAGTGGAAAGTCTCAATTTTGTTCCGACTGCGGCAGGATTAGCCAGCTCGGCCTCAGCCTTTGCGGCCCTGACCTTGGCTACCGCGACAGCTCTAGGTCTGAATTTGAGTCGAGAGGAATTGTCAACCCTTGCCCGTCGTGGTTCAGGCTCCAGCACCCGTAGCCTTTTCGGAGGTTTTGTCGAGTGGGATATGGGGACAGGTTCGGCAGATTCTATGGCCCATCCCATCGATGATGCGGACTGGGATATTGGCATGATTGTTCTTGCGGTCAATACAGGTCAGAAAAAGATTGCCAGCCGTGAAGGCATGGACCATACGGTCGCAACGTCCCCCTTTTACCAGGCCTGGGTGGACACCGCCCAGGAAGATTTGCAGGCTATTAAGCAGGCTATTGTGGACCGGGATTTTGAACAGGTCGGTCAGATTTCCGAGCATAATGGCATGAAGATGCATGCGACCACCCTGTCTGCCAATCCGCCGTTTACCTATTGGTCGGCAGATAGTTTGCTGGCCCAGGAGGCTGTTCGTCAGGTCCGTGAGGAAAGCGGCCTATCAGCCTACATGACCATGGATGCGGGACCAAATGTCAAGGTTCTTTGCAGAGCCAGTCAAATGGCAGAGCTGGTCGATGCCCTATCTCAGTACCTCCCCAAAGAAAAAATCATTACTAGCCTACCAGGTCCTGCGGCCTATGTTTTGACAGAAGAGGACTGGCAAGGCTCCCAGCAGGCATTTGAAGAGAGGTCTTAG
- a CDS encoding MATE family efflux transporter: MKKIYKEIISIALPAMGENVLQMMMGMVDSYLVAGLGMVALSGVSVANNILAIYQALFIALAAAVSARLAQSSNQGEQVVGTRMTESLKLTLLVSGILGLVAILAGPSLLALLGAEAAVVETGGLYFTLVGGAVVFLGLMTSLSAILRSLGRPALPMYVSLLSNLLNILLSAFAVFVLHAGVAGIAVGTVLSRLIGCLLLWSQLPVPLAEWTWSMDKDLVRLALPAAGERLMMRAGDVMVVSLIVSLGTAVLAGNAIGETLTQFNYMPAMGVATALVILTARYRKDKTQVARLLQAGLFLSVGCMVLVAGLAYLFGPQLTRLYTEDILVGKASQTVLFYSLFGVPVTAATLILTALWQGLGNAKLPFFATSLGMWLVRILGALILVKVFKLGLDAIWIATILDNAFRAGFLYICYKKWL, from the coding sequence ATGAAAAAAATTTATAAAGAAATAATCTCTATTGCCCTACCTGCCATGGGAGAAAATGTCCTGCAGATGATGATGGGAATGGTAGATTCCTACCTGGTGGCAGGTCTGGGGATGGTTGCCCTGTCAGGTGTTTCCGTCGCCAACAATATTCTGGCTATTTACCAGGCCCTTTTCATCGCCCTGGCTGCTGCTGTTTCTGCACGTCTGGCCCAATCCAGCAACCAAGGTGAGCAAGTGGTCGGAACCAGGATGACGGAAAGTCTCAAATTGACCCTACTTGTCAGCGGCATTTTGGGTTTAGTCGCTATTTTGGCAGGCCCTAGCTTGCTGGCTCTATTGGGAGCAGAGGCAGCGGTCGTAGAAACGGGCGGTCTCTATTTTACCCTAGTCGGCGGTGCTGTCGTTTTTCTAGGTCTTATGACCAGCCTCAGCGCCATTCTCAGGTCTCTTGGTAGGCCTGCCCTCCCCATGTATGTCAGCCTCTTGAGCAATCTCCTCAACATCCTGCTCTCCGCTTTCGCCGTTTTTGTGCTCCATGCTGGCGTGGCTGGAATTGCTGTCGGAACAGTTCTATCTCGTCTCATAGGTTGCCTGCTCCTTTGGTCGCAGTTGCCAGTTCCCTTGGCAGAATGGACCTGGTCCATGGATAAGGATTTAGTCAGACTTGCCCTCCCCGCTGCTGGAGAAAGGCTGATGATGCGGGCGGGGGATGTCATGGTGGTCAGCCTCATTGTCAGTCTGGGGACGGCTGTTCTAGCGGGAAATGCTATCGGGGAAACCCTGACCCAGTTTAACTACATGCCAGCCATGGGAGTGGCGACGGCCCTGGTCATCTTGACGGCTAGATACCGTAAGGATAAGACACAGGTTGCTCGATTGTTGCAAGCAGGTTTGTTCTTGTCCGTCGGCTGTATGGTTTTGGTTGCTGGATTAGCCTATTTATTTGGCCCGCAGCTTACTAGACTCTATACCGAAGACATTCTAGTGGGGAAAGCCAGTCAGACTGTTTTGTTTTATTCCCTGTTCGGTGTGCCGGTTACGGCGGCTACTCTGATTCTGACGGCTCTTTGGCAGGGATTGGGCAATGCCAAGCTCCCATTTTTCGCCACTAGTCTGGGCATGTGGCTGGTGCGGATACTTGGCGCCCTAATCTTGGTCAAGGTTTTCAAGCTAGGTTTGGATGCCATTTGGATTGCGACTATCCTGGACAATGCCTTTCGAGCTGGATTTTTGTATATTTGTTATAAAAAATGGCTTTAG
- a CDS encoding helix-turn-helix transcriptional regulator: MVTIISFAPLWATMREKDISQYRLLKEGIDNKTLDGLKKNKNITLLTLEKLCRILECTPNDIVEFIED, from the coding sequence ATGGTTACGATTATCAGTTTTGCACCATTGTGGGCCACTATGCGTGAAAAAGATATCTCTCAATACCGTCTCCTAAAGGAAGGTATTGATAATAAAACATTAGATGGTCTTAAGAAAAATAAAAATATTACATTATTAACGTTAGAAAAATTATGTAGGATTCTAGAGTGTACCCCGAATGATATTGTTGAATTTATAGAAGATTAA
- the mvk gene encoding mevalonate kinase yields the protein MTAVGASAGKIILMGEHAVVYGQPAIAMPFSAVQITATVAAQGTALSVTCDFYQGFVHKMPKIWESLKHAIRFSLYRIGAPTDPAIHIQISSTIPAERGMGSSAAVAVAVARALFAYYQKELTDSELWDIVQSSEKIAHGNPSGIDAATTSGKSPIYFVKNQPIQPLTLNLQAYLVVADTGVTGNTLEAILDVATLLENEPKAVQLVEELGSLTQAAREDLAHDQAELLGQKMSRAHVLLQKLGVSDPSLDKLVSLAQTHGALGAKLTGGGRGGCMIALVKTEQKAQELARILAQAGAKQTWIQYLGE from the coding sequence ATGACAGCAGTAGGAGCTTCGGCAGGAAAGATTATTTTAATGGGAGAGCATGCGGTGGTGTACGGTCAGCCGGCCATTGCCATGCCTTTTTCTGCTGTCCAGATTACTGCGACCGTTGCGGCCCAAGGGACTGCTCTATCCGTGACCTGTGATTTTTATCAGGGATTTGTCCACAAGATGCCCAAGATTTGGGAGAGTCTTAAGCACGCCATTCGCTTTTCCCTCTACCGCATCGGAGCACCGACCGACCCGGCCATTCATATCCAGATTAGTTCCACTATACCAGCAGAGCGGGGCATGGGCTCCAGTGCCGCAGTGGCAGTAGCGGTGGCACGCGCCCTCTTTGCCTACTACCAAAAGGAGCTGACCGACAGCGAGCTCTGGGACATCGTCCAGTCCTCGGAAAAGATTGCCCACGGCAACCCCTCAGGCATAGATGCAGCGACGACTAGCGGCAAGTCCCCCATTTATTTCGTCAAAAACCAGCCCATCCAACCTTTGACCCTCAACCTCCAGGCCTATTTGGTCGTGGCTGACACCGGCGTCACCGGAAATACCCTTGAGGCTATCCTTGATGTTGCGACTCTTTTGGAAAATGAGCCAAAGGCCGTTCAGCTAGTGGAAGAACTAGGTTCTTTAACCCAGGCTGCTCGAGAGGATTTAGCCCATGATCAGGCAGAGCTTCTAGGTCAAAAGATGAGTCGAGCCCATGTCCTCTTACAAAAATTAGGCGTGTCAGACCCCAGCCTAGATAAACTGGTCAGCCTAGCCCAGACCCATGGAGCTCTAGGAGCCAAGCTGACCGGAGGTGGACGTGGCGGCTGTATGATTGCCCTTGTAAAAACAGAACAAAAAGCCCAGGAATTGGCCCGCATCCTCGCCCAAGCAGGCGCCAAGCAAACCTGGATCCAATACTTAGGAGAATAA
- the adhE gene encoding bifunctional acetaldehyde-CoA/alcohol dehydrogenase, with protein sequence MADKKVVSPEEKLAEARAHVDELVQKGLVALEEFRLLNQEQVDYIVAKASVAALDQHGVLAMHAHEETGRGVFEDKATKNLFACEHVVNNMRGVKTVGVIEDDEVTGLTLIAEPVGVICGVTPTTNPTSTAIFKSLIALKTRNPIVFAFHPSAQESSAHAARVVYEAAVAAGAPENCIQWITKPSMEATSELMKHDGIATILATGGNAMVRAAYSCGKPALGVGAGNVPAYVEKSANIRQAAHDIVMSKSFDNGMVCASEQAVIVDKDIYDEFVAEFKSYHTYFVNKKEKALLEEFCFGVKANSKNCAEGKLNADIVGKPAAWIAEQAGFKVPEGTNILAAEVAEIGEKEPLTREKLSPVIAVLKVEGSEEGLEAARQMVEFHGLGHSAAIHTADADLAKEFGTRVKAIRVIWNSPSTFGGIGDVYNAFLPSLTLGCGSYGRNSVSDNVSALNLLNIKKVGRRRNNMQWFKVPSKIYFERDSIQYLQVMANVEKVMIVADEVVVKLGFVQRVIEQLQLRSNKVMYTVFSDIEPDPDITTVERGAEAMKAFKPDTIIAIGGGSVMDAAKIMWLFYEQPQVDFRDLVQKFMDIRKRAFKFPELGEKAKYVGIPTTSGTGSEVTPFAVISDKKNNRKYPLADYSLTPTIAIVDPAFVMSVPDFVAADTGMDVLTHATEAYVSTVANDYTDGLALQAIKLVFENLEKSVKEADWESREKMHNASTMAGMAFANAFLGISHSMAHKLGGRFHTVHGRTNAILLPYVIRYNGTRPAKTATWPKYNYYRADEKYQDIAKMLGLPASTPEEGVASYAKAVYELGERLGIKMNLKDQGVDEKELKAHSRELALLAYEDQCTPANPRLAMVDHMQEIIEDAFYGYKERPGRLK encoded by the coding sequence ATGGCTGATAAAAAAGTAGTATCACCAGAAGAAAAATTGGCAGAAGCTCGTGCACACGTTGATGAGCTTGTACAAAAAGGGCTTGTGGCTCTGGAAGAATTTCGTCTTCTCAATCAAGAGCAGGTTGACTACATTGTTGCAAAAGCATCTGTAGCAGCTCTTGACCAGCACGGTGTCTTGGCAATGCACGCCCACGAAGAAACAGGACGCGGTGTATTTGAAGACAAGGCGACTAAAAACCTCTTCGCCTGCGAACACGTTGTGAACAACATGCGCGGTGTGAAAACTGTTGGCGTGATTGAAGACGACGAAGTAACTGGTTTGACCTTGATTGCAGAGCCAGTGGGGGTTATCTGTGGGGTTACTCCAACAACCAACCCAACTTCAACAGCCATCTTCAAATCCTTGATCGCTCTTAAAACACGTAACCCAATTGTCTTTGCCTTCCACCCATCTGCACAAGAATCATCAGCACACGCAGCCCGCGTTGTCTATGAAGCAGCTGTAGCAGCAGGTGCACCTGAAAACTGTATCCAATGGATTACAAAACCATCGATGGAAGCAACTTCAGAGTTGATGAAGCACGACGGTATCGCAACAATTCTTGCGACAGGTGGTAACGCTATGGTGCGTGCAGCTTACTCTTGCGGCAAACCAGCACTTGGAGTAGGTGCGGGTAACGTTCCTGCTTATGTTGAAAAATCTGCAAACATCCGTCAAGCTGCTCATGATATCGTCATGTCTAAGTCATTTGACAACGGTATGGTGTGTGCTTCTGAACAAGCGGTTATCGTGGATAAAGACATCTATGATGAATTCGTGGCAGAATTTAAATCATACCACACTTACTTTGTCAATAAAAAAGAAAAAGCCCTTCTGGAAGAATTCTGCTTTGGCGTGAAGGCTAACAGCAAAAACTGTGCAGAAGGTAAATTGAACGCTGACATTGTTGGTAAACCAGCTGCTTGGATTGCGGAACAAGCTGGCTTCAAAGTTCCAGAAGGTACTAACATCTTGGCAGCAGAAGTAGCTGAAATCGGTGAAAAAGAGCCATTGACACGTGAAAAATTGTCACCAGTAATCGCGGTCTTGAAAGTAGAAGGCAGTGAAGAAGGTCTTGAAGCAGCACGTCAAATGGTTGAATTTCACGGTCTTGGACACTCTGCAGCCATCCACACAGCGGATGCAGATTTGGCAAAAGAGTTCGGTACGCGTGTAAAAGCTATTCGTGTTATCTGGAACTCTCCATCAACCTTCGGTGGTATTGGTGATGTTTACAATGCCTTCCTTCCATCTCTTACCTTGGGATGTGGTTCTTATGGACGCAACTCTGTGAGTGACAACGTAAGTGCCCTTAACTTGCTCAACATCAAGAAAGTAGGAAGACGGAGAAATAACATGCAGTGGTTTAAAGTTCCATCAAAAATTTACTTTGAACGTGATTCTATTCAATACTTGCAAGTAATGGCAAATGTTGAGAAAGTCATGATCGTAGCCGATGAAGTCGTTGTGAAACTTGGATTTGTTCAACGTGTAATTGAACAATTGCAACTTCGCTCAAACAAGGTGATGTACACCGTCTTCTCAGATATTGAACCAGATCCAGATATCACAACAGTTGAACGCGGTGCAGAAGCAATGAAAGCCTTCAAACCAGATACAATTATCGCTATCGGTGGTGGTTCTGTAATGGATGCTGCGAAAATCATGTGGCTCTTCTACGAGCAACCACAAGTGGACTTCCGTGACCTTGTTCAAAAATTCATGGACATCCGCAAACGTGCCTTCAAATTCCCAGAATTGGGTGAAAAAGCAAAATATGTTGGTATCCCAACCACATCTGGTACCGGTTCAGAAGTTACGCCATTTGCCGTTATTTCTGATAAGAAAAACAACCGTAAATACCCACTTGCTGACTACTCATTGACACCAACCATTGCCATTGTTGACCCAGCATTCGTTATGAGTGTGCCTGACTTTGTAGCAGCAGATACAGGTATGGACGTCTTGACGCACGCAACAGAAGCATACGTGTCAACCGTTGCCAATGATTACACAGACGGTTTGGCTCTTCAAGCCATCAAGTTAGTCTTTGAAAACCTTGAAAAATCTGTAAAAGAAGCAGACTGGGAATCTCGTGAGAAAATGCATAACGCATCAACAATGGCAGGTATGGCCTTTGCCAACGCCTTCCTCGGTATTTCTCACTCAATGGCCCACAAACTTGGTGGACGTTTCCACACTGTTCACGGTCGTACAAATGCTATCTTACTTCCATACGTTATCCGCTACAACGGTACTCGTCCAGCTAAGACCGCTACATGGCCTAAGTACAACTACTACCGTGCAGATGAGAAGTACCAAGACATCGCGAAAATGCTCGGACTTCCAGCTTCAACACCAGAAGAAGGTGTAGCATCTTACGCGAAAGCAGTCTATGAACTCGGCGAACGCTTGGGTATCAAGATGAACTTGAAAGACCAAGGTGTTGACGAGAAAGAACTCAAAGCACACTCTCGTGAATTGGCCCTTCTTGCCTACGAAGACCAATGTACACCAGCCAACCCACGTCTGGCTATGGTTGACCATATGCAGGAAATCATTGAAGATGCCTTCTATGGCTACAAAGAACGTCCAGGACGTCTCAAGTAA
- a CDS encoding phosphomevalonate kinase, with translation MQVQVQAPGKLFLAGEYAVVEAGQPAVIAAVDQYLTVTVQTSDQASIHSIQQADLYLPWSRQGATIVTHGENPYPLITMAMQVTEVYLRTKGLACQGAYALDIQSDLDDQVSGTKYGLGSSGAVTVATVKAVLVYYEQSAEPLLVYKLAALAQTQLGMTGSFGDLAASSFGGLVAYHSLDRAWLLQAMAEQSLEDLLVSDWLGLKIESIQLPAPLQLLVGWTGSAASTDSLVQQLESQKSQEQRDRIHSQFLADSKACVEQFILACQTGQVAAVKQAVAENRRLLQDFSADMGLVIETPILSQLANLAQTYGAVAKSSGAGGGDCGICLVDSREQKEIIEMAWRQAGILPLQLNIAMRE, from the coding sequence ATGCAGGTACAAGTACAAGCACCAGGCAAGCTCTTTCTGGCAGGGGAATATGCGGTGGTCGAGGCTGGTCAGCCAGCTGTCATTGCGGCAGTGGACCAGTATCTGACCGTGACCGTTCAAACGTCAGACCAGGCCAGTATTCATTCTATCCAGCAGGCAGACCTCTATCTGCCTTGGAGCCGTCAGGGAGCGACTATTGTTACCCATGGGGAAAATCCCTATCCACTGATTACGATGGCCATGCAGGTGACCGAGGTTTATCTGCGGACCAAGGGCTTGGCCTGTCAAGGAGCTTATGCCCTAGACATCCAGTCAGACCTGGACGACCAGGTATCAGGTACCAAGTACGGACTGGGTTCTTCAGGTGCGGTTACGGTGGCGACGGTCAAGGCGGTTTTGGTCTATTACGAACAGTCAGCTGAGCCCCTCTTGGTTTACAAGTTGGCTGCCCTGGCTCAGACCCAGCTGGGCATGACAGGTTCCTTTGGTGACCTGGCAGCTTCTAGCTTTGGGGGACTTGTAGCCTACCATTCTTTGGACCGGGCTTGGCTTTTGCAGGCAATGGCAGAGCAGTCCTTGGAGGACTTGTTAGTCTCTGATTGGCTGGGCCTGAAGATTGAATCTATCCAGCTACCCGCTCCCCTGCAACTCCTGGTTGGTTGGACGGGGTCGGCGGCCTCGACAGACAGTTTGGTCCAGCAGCTGGAAAGTCAGAAAAGCCAGGAGCAGAGGGATCGTATCCATAGCCAGTTTCTGGCCGACTCAAAGGCCTGTGTGGAGCAGTTTATCCTGGCCTGTCAGACAGGACAAGTGGCAGCGGTCAAGCAGGCTGTGGCAGAAAATCGCAGGCTCCTGCAGGATTTTTCAGCTGATATGGGCCTGGTCATCGAGACGCCTATACTGAGTCAACTGGCTAATCTGGCCCAGACTTATGGGGCGGTGGCCAAATCCTCAGGTGCAGGTGGAGGTGACTGCGGCATCTGCCTGGTAGACAGTAGGGAACAAAAAGAGATCATTGAGATGGCTTGGCGACAAGCCGGGATTCTTCCACTCCAACTAAACATCGCCATGCGTGAATAA
- the fni gene encoding type 2 isopentenyl-diphosphate Delta-isomerase encodes MYYFGQFGLDRKDQHVGLANQQYSSQSASDFAQTRFVHHSLPELKLEDVSLATSVASLDFAHPFFINAMTGGSEKTGKINQMLGILGCFGKIPLASGSVSAAIKDPSVAETFSVMRRENPHGIIFANLGAHHDVDNAKRAVDLLEANAIQIHVNAPQEIVMPEGDRDFSMWLKNIEILVRELDVPVIAKEVGFGMSRETVAKLASVGVQTVDISGTGGTDFAKIENARRAFHDYDYLEGWGQSTVVSLVEVMSLPADRRPQVIASGGIKNPLDIVKALALGADLVGMSNHFLQFVKDGKADRLEEAMQAIDRYQTQIAEIMTMLGAKTVADLRKTDLILAPAVQNWCQARGIDWTAYARRSAEK; translated from the coding sequence ATGTATTATTTTGGACAATTTGGCTTGGATCGTAAGGACCAGCATGTGGGGCTGGCCAACCAGCAGTATAGTAGTCAGTCGGCGTCGGACTTTGCCCAGACTCGTTTTGTGCACCATTCTTTGCCAGAGCTTAAGCTGGAGGATGTGTCCCTTGCAACCAGTGTGGCTAGTTTGGATTTTGCCCACCCATTTTTCATCAATGCCATGACTGGCGGAAGTGAAAAGACTGGGAAAATCAATCAGATGCTGGGGATTTTGGGGTGCTTTGGGAAGATTCCGCTGGCGTCGGGCTCTGTTAGTGCGGCCATTAAGGATCCTTCTGTGGCGGAGACCTTTTCTGTCATGCGTCGAGAAAATCCTCACGGAATCATTTTTGCTAACTTAGGTGCCCACCACGATGTGGACAATGCCAAGCGGGCTGTAGATTTGCTGGAGGCCAATGCCATTCAGATTCATGTCAATGCTCCTCAGGAGATTGTTATGCCAGAGGGGGACCGAGATTTCTCTATGTGGTTGAAGAATATCGAGATCCTGGTGCGAGAGCTGGATGTGCCTGTCATTGCCAAGGAAGTTGGCTTTGGTATGAGCCGGGAAACGGTGGCAAAATTGGCCTCGGTTGGTGTCCAGACAGTTGATATTTCGGGGACTGGTGGGACGGATTTTGCCAAGATTGAGAATGCCCGTCGGGCCTTTCATGATTACGACTACCTGGAGGGTTGGGGCCAATCGACGGTGGTATCTCTGGTGGAGGTCATGTCTCTGCCGGCTGACCGTCGTCCTCAGGTCATCGCCTCAGGTGGTATTAAAAATCCGCTAGATATTGTCAAAGCCCTAGCCCTTGGTGCTGACCTGGTCGGGATGTCCAATCACTTCCTGCAATTTGTAAAAGACGGCAAGGCAGACCGCCTGGAAGAGGCCATGCAGGCTATCGACCGCTACCAGACACAGATTGCGGAAATCATGACCATGCTGGGTGCTAAAACTGTGGCAGACTTGAGAAAGACCGACCTGATTCTAGCACCGGCTGTGCAGAATTGGTGTCAGGCACGTGGTATTGACTGGACGGCCTATGCAAGACGGTCAGCAGAAAAATAA
- the thrC gene encoding threonine synthase: MTLVYQSTRDANNRVSASQAILQGLATDGGLFTPLSAPAVDLNFDQLKDASYQEVAKLILSAFLDDFTAAELDYCITNAYDSKFDTPAIAPVVKLKGQYNLELFRGSTIAFKDMALSILPYLMTTAAKKHGLENEIVILTATSGDTGKAAMAGFADVPGTRIVVFYPRDGVSKVQELQMTTQTGDNTHVVAIDGNFDDAQTNVKHMFNDEALRAKLAAKKLQFSSANSMNIGRLVPQIVYYVYAYAQLVKTGEIAAGDKVNFTVPTGNFGNILAAYYAQRIGLPINKLICASNDNNVLTDFFTTGVYDKKRTFRVTTSPSMDILVSSNLERLIFHLFGNDAAKTAELMDRLAADGQYDIQGADASILSLFDAAFATEEEAATEIKRVYEESDYIEDPHTAVASAVYKKYVEKTGDQTPTVIASTASPYKFPVVAVQSVTGETGLSDFEALAKLHEISGVALPPAVDGLEIAPVRHTTIVAAADMQVEVERYLGV; encoded by the coding sequence ATGACTTTAGTTTACCAATCCACCCGCGATGCTAACAACCGTGTTTCTGCCAGCCAGGCTATCTTGCAGGGCTTGGCGACAGACGGTGGTCTCTTTACACCGCTTTCTGCACCAGCAGTTGACTTGAATTTTGACCAGCTCAAGGACGCTTCCTACCAAGAAGTGGCTAAGCTGATTTTGTCGGCTTTCTTGGATGATTTTACCGCAGCTGAGCTGGATTACTGTATCACCAATGCCTACGACAGCAAGTTTGACACGCCAGCCATTGCCCCAGTGGTAAAACTAAAGGGCCAATACAACCTGGAGCTCTTCCGTGGTTCGACCATTGCCTTTAAGGATATGGCTCTGTCTATCCTGCCTTATCTGATGACGACAGCCGCCAAAAAGCATGGTCTGGAAAATGAAATTGTCATCCTGACCGCGACTTCTGGCGATACTGGGAAGGCGGCCATGGCAGGTTTTGCGGATGTGCCTGGCACCCGTATTGTGGTCTTTTATCCACGTGACGGTGTTTCCAAGGTGCAAGAGCTGCAGATGACGACCCAGACTGGTGATAATACTCACGTTGTAGCTATTGACGGTAATTTTGATGATGCCCAGACAAATGTCAAACATATGTTCAACGATGAGGCCCTCCGTGCCAAATTAGCAGCTAAGAAGCTACAATTTTCATCAGCCAACTCTATGAACATCGGCCGTCTGGTGCCACAGATTGTCTACTATGTCTACGCCTACGCTCAGCTGGTCAAGACTGGCGAGATTGCGGCTGGCGACAAGGTCAACTTTACTGTACCGACTGGTAACTTCGGAAACATCCTGGCTGCCTACTATGCCCAGCGAATTGGCCTGCCGATTAACAAACTGATTTGTGCGTCCAACGACAACAATGTCCTGACTGATTTCTTCACGACCGGCGTTTACGACAAGAAACGCACCTTCCGCGTGACGACTAGCCCGTCCATGGACATCCTGGTGTCGTCTAACTTGGAGCGCCTGATTTTCCATCTCTTTGGAAATGATGCAGCAAAAACAGCTGAGCTTATGGATCGTTTGGCGGCAGATGGCCAGTATGACATCCAAGGGGCTGACGCGTCTATCCTATCTCTCTTTGATGCCGCCTTTGCGACGGAAGAGGAGGCTGCGACGGAAATCAAGCGTGTTTATGAAGAGTCAGACTATATCGAGGACCCACACACGGCTGTTGCCTCCGCTGTCTATAAGAAGTATGTGGAGAAAACAGGCGACCAGACACCGACAGTTATCGCCTCTACAGCTAGTCCTTACAAGTTCCCAGTTGTGGCAGTCCAGTCTGTGACAGGGGAAACAGGTCTATCAGACTTTGAGGCGCTGGCTAAACTCCATGAAATTTCAGGTGTTGCCTTGCCACCGGCGGTGGACGGCTTAGAAATAGCTCCTGTCCGCCACACAACAATCGTTGCAGCAGCGGATATGCAGGTCGAAGTCGAGCGTTATTTGGGAGTATAA
- a CDS encoding PH domain-containing protein, whose product MAELTPLAWTFVRECPVPADVFEILLPGEEPKAAYATIRDSAIFTNRRLIVRDAQGLTGKKVEMYSLPYSSINMWSTENAGKFLDFNAEVELWTRAGHIKINLKKGIDIRRFDRLIAEAIL is encoded by the coding sequence ATGGCAGAATTAACCCCTTTAGCCTGGACTTTTGTCCGTGAATGTCCGGTGCCAGCTGATGTTTTTGAGATTTTATTGCCGGGTGAGGAGCCCAAGGCTGCCTATGCAACCATACGAGACAGTGCTATTTTTACCAATCGTCGCTTGATTGTCCGTGATGCACAGGGGCTAACGGGTAAAAAAGTAGAGATGTACTCGCTCCCTTACAGTTCTATCAATATGTGGTCAACGGAAAATGCAGGAAAATTCCTAGATTTCAATGCGGAAGTTGAACTCTGGACTAGGGCAGGTCATATCAAGATAAATCTGAAAAAAGGAATTGATATCAGACGCTTTGACCGCTTGATTGCGGAAGCCATTTTATAA
- a CDS encoding phosphatidylglycerophosphatase A has protein sequence MKTQALTLLDERGVPLERIAELVMHLQNKYIPDLEFAECLENVQAVLEKREVQNAIVTGIEIDKLAEQGLVSQPLQSVLMNDEGLYGIDEILGLSIVNLYGTIGFTNYGFLDKSKPGIISELNSKDGQHCHTFLDDIVCAIAAAAASRIAHNDPDKSAITNQN, from the coding sequence ATGAAAACACAAGCACTAACCCTACTAGACGAACGTGGCGTACCACTCGAGCGCATTGCCGAATTGGTCATGCACCTGCAAAACAAATACATTCCTGACTTGGAATTTGCGGAGTGTTTAGAAAATGTTCAGGCCGTCCTAGAAAAACGCGAGGTACAAAATGCTATCGTGACGGGGATTGAAATAGACAAATTGGCTGAACAGGGCTTGGTATCCCAACCCCTTCAATCCGTCCTCATGAATGACGAAGGACTCTACGGAATTGATGAAATCCTCGGTCTCTCCATCGTCAATCTCTACGGGACTATCGGTTTTACCAACTACGGCTTTCTGGACAAGTCCAAGCCCGGCATCATCTCTGAGCTCAATAGCAAAGACGGCCAGCATTGCCATACTTTTCTAGACGATATCGTTTGCGCAATTGCAGCCGCTGCTGCTAGTCGAATCGCACACAACGACCCCGATAAAAGTGCTATTACCAATCAAAATTAA